From Mytilus edulis chromosome 8, xbMytEdul2.2, whole genome shotgun sequence, one genomic window encodes:
- the LOC139486890 gene encoding glucose 1,6-bisphosphate synthase-like: MALNATNYDTGDEELNTRLREWFEWDKNEATRSDILQLVNEKNIEELKKRLLKRMEFGTAGLRTRMAAGFSMMNDLTIIQTTQVRIIVIFCRPRPVWYNYLLVAK, from the exons ATGGCTTTAAACGCTACAAATTACGATACAGGAGATGAAGAATTAAATACAAGGCTGAGGGAATGGTTTGAATGGGATAAA aatgagGCAACAAGATCAGACATATTACAGttggtaaatgaaaaaaatatagaagaactAAAGAAAAGGTTGTTAAAAAGAATGGAGTTTGGGACTGCAG GACTTAGAACTAGAATGGCAGCAGGATTTTCTATGATGAATGATTTAACAATTATCCAAACTACTCAGGTAagaattattgttatattttgcagACCAAGGCCTGTTTGGTATAATTACCTACTAGTGGCGAAATAG
- the LOC139484752 gene encoding serine dehydratase-like, whose protein sequence is MNSHDLSSGSKLHLQTPTVLSPSLSKLTGFSVYLKLENIQIPGSFKIRGIGNLCQKAKESGCKRIVCASGGNAGLAAAYAAKQLGLPATIVLPTSTPQFVADKLRENFSAEVLYHGSMWDESNKHALELSKDPDCVYIHPFDHPDIWEGHSTIIAESSVQLGFKPDLVVTCCGGGGLMNGLLQGMWKEGWNDVPLLVMETDGADSLNAAVKANKLVTLPGITSVAKCLGACTVSATSLEYCSKHKVISSVVDDKEAVSACLRFADDHRMLVEPACGATLAAVYSGVIQKLIKGGELGLIKSVLVVVCGGSGVSLNELQKWKEQFSL, encoded by the coding sequence ATGAATTCGCATGATTTATCATCCGGATCAAAACTTCATTTACAAACACCAACAGTGTTAAGTCCGTCTTTATCAAAACTAACAGGATTTTCAGTTTACCTGAAGCTAGAAAATATTCAGATACCTGGATCTTTTAAAATACGTGGCATTGGAAATTTGTGCCAAAAAGCAAAGGAAAGTGGATGTAAACGCATTGTCTGTGCTTCAGGAGGAAATGCCGGACTCGCCGCTGCATATGCTGCCAAGCAGTTAGGTTTACCTGCTACCATAGTCTTGCCAACGAGCACCCCACAGTTCGTAGCTGACAAACTGAGAGAAAACTTCTCGGCTGAGGTACTTTATCATGGTAGCATGTGGGACGAAAGTAATAAACATGCTTTAGAACTGTCAAAAGATCCTGATTGTGTTTACATTCATCCATTTGACCATCCTGACATTTGGGAAGGTCATTCGACAATCATTGCTGAATCATCAGTACAGCTTGGATTCAAACCAGACTTGGTGGTGACCTGCTGTGGCGGAGGGGGCTTAATGAATGGATTATTACAAGGTATGTGGAAGGAGGGTTGGAATGACGTACCACTGTTAGTAATGGAGACTGACGGAGCCGACAGTCTTAATGCTGCTGTCAAGGCAAACAAACTTGTAACCTTGCCCGGTATAACCAGTGTTGCCAAATGTCTTGGCGCCTGTACTGTTAGTGCTACATCGCTGGAATACTGCTCTAAACATAAAGTTATTTCCTCAGTGGTGGACGACAAGGAAGCCGTTAGTGCGTGTTTACGTTTTGCAGACGATCACAGAATGCTTGTGGAACCGGCATGTGGAGCTACATTAGCCGCCGTATATAGTGGAGTTATTCAGAAACTTATCAAAGGAGGAGAACTGGGACTCATTAAGTCTGTATTAGTGGTAGTTTGTGGTGGAAGTGGTGTCAGTTTAAACGAACTTCAGAAATGGAAAGAACAATTCAGTCTATGA